The genomic region TGTCAATGAATCAGAACTAGTCAATAAAGACAATCTATCAAAAACAGGTGCAAAAGGGGTTGTAGCAAGCGGAAATGGCGTACAAGTCATCTACGGCCCAGAAGTAACCGGAATTAAAAATGAAGTAGAAGAAGCGTTAGGAGATAAGTAGACAATGAGTATACTGGACAAACTGGAAAACCAACTAATTGTATCGTGTCAGGCATTGGATCATGAACCCTTACATTCCTCTTTTATCATGGGAAGAATGGCGCTCGCTGCTTACGAAGGTGGAGCAGCCGGCATCCGCGCCAACACGCCATCCGATATCACGGAGATTAAACAACAGGTCGATTTGCCTGTAATTGGAATCATTAAGCAGGATTATACGGACAGTGAGATTTATATCACGCCGACACTTAAAGAAGTAAAAGCATTGCTTGAAGCAGAGACGGATATGATTGCGTTGGATGCGACCAATCGTCAACGTCCCGGAAATGAGAAGCTGACGGATTTGGTCCGTTATGTACGGGAACATGCCCCAGATGTGCTGCTCATGGCCGATGTGTCAACCTTAGAAGAGGCTAAAAGCGCGGAACAGCTCGGATTTGACTGCGTATCGACAACGTTAATTGGCTATACCCCTTATACGGAGGGCATGAGTCTGGCTGATGATGATTTCTCCCTTCTTCGTCAATTCGTGGAGCACGTCTCCATTCCTGTTGTCGCGGAAGGAAAAATTGATACCCCGGCAAAAACAGCAAAAGCCATCGAACTGGGAGCGCATTTTGCAGTGGTAGGAAGCGCCATCACTCGTCCGCAATTGATTACCCAGTCCTTTGCAGCAGAAGTGAATAAGGTAAGTAAACGATAGATAGAAAAAATATAGGCGGAAGCACCCGCTTAGACAATGAAAAGGACTGGCCTCGTGCCAGTCCTAAATTTTTTTATATTCATTTAGCGCATGCAACGTTTTTTCGTGGATGTGCATTTTCTCCTGATTACTTAACAACAGCATGCTCAACACATCAATAGAGTATAAAATCGATAGTTGACTATTCAGGAATCCCTTTACCAGGTGAGGCATAATGTTGGATGTATATAACATGAGATCGGACTTTTCTGCCAAAGGGGTCTCCGAATAACTGGTGATGGAGATAACTCTCGCACCTCTACGCTTGGCCACGTTAATCCCATCGATTATCTCCTTTGTCTGCCCCGAACTGGAAATAGCAAT from Virgibacillus sp. MSP4-1 harbors:
- a CDS encoding N-acetylmannosamine-6-phosphate 2-epimerase — translated: MLDKLENQLIVSCQALDHEPLHSSFIMGRMALAAYEGGAAGIRANTPSDITEIKQQVDLPVIGIIKQDYTDSEIYITPTLKEVKALLEAETDMIALDATNRQRPGNEKLTDLVRYVREHAPDVLLMADVSTLEEAKSAEQLGFDCVSTTLIGYTPYTEGMSLADDDFSLLRQFVEHVSIPVVAEGKIDTPAKTAKAIELGAHFAVVGSAITRPQLITQSFAAEVNKVSKR